In the Scyliorhinus torazame isolate Kashiwa2021f chromosome 22, sScyTor2.1, whole genome shotgun sequence genome, one interval contains:
- the LOC140399317 gene encoding protein cereblon: MWLVLVPLLLLPVSRLSGQNASQDSPDELLLCRSCGLEVAASRDLRFVASALALAQRNDTVIGERRVPVQLFQNPQGLRFQVLTFKRAAVHRHWPAEEQFSWFPGHSWAVATCPRCHSHLGWSFQPNVWPRHVTDEEFEESEETFVALIIDRLLQENFAATLLLVPKSYRS; the protein is encoded by the exons ATGTGGCTGGTGTTGGTTCCTCTGCTGCTGCTGCCAGTGTCCCGGCTGAGCGGCCAGAACGCCAGCCAGGACTCCCCAGATGAGCTCTTGCTCTGCAGGTCGTGTGGCTTGGAGGTGGCCGCCAGCCGGGACCTGCGCTTCGTGGCCAGCGCCCTGGCCCTGGCTCAGCGCAACGACACGGTGATCGGCGAGCGCAGGGTCCCGGTGCAGCTCTTCCAGAACCCGCAGGGGCTTCGCTTCCAGGTGCTCACTTTCAAGAGAGCCGCGGTCCACAGGCACTGGCCGGCCGAGGAGCAGTTCTCCTGGTTCCCTGGCCACTCGTGGGCAGTGGCAACTTGTCCCAGGTGTCACAGCCACTTAG GTTGGTCATTTCAGCCCAATGTCTGGCCGCGGCATGTTACAGATGAAGAATTTGAAGAATCAGAAGAGACATTTGTTGCATTGATTATAGACAGACTCCTCCAGGAGAATTTTGCTGCAACACTCCTGTTGGTGCCCAAATCCTACCGAAGTTGA